AAATCCGATAAACATCGAACCGCAAATCGCAACAATGTCCGTAAAGATAATCAGAACCGGCATCATCAGAAGTCCCGCCAGTATACGCGGCAATGCCAGATAACGAATCGGATTGATCGCAAGCATCTCCAGCGCATCTATTTGTTCCGTCACCTTCATCGTACCGATTTCTGCAGCGATGGATGCCGCAAATCGTCCCGACAAAACCAAACCCGTAAGCACCGGTCCAAGCTCCGTCGTGATCGCACGTGACGTTGCTGAACCCAGCAACAGATTGGGTGAAGCTACACCCTGAAGTTGATAACCGGCTTGGACGGCAGATGTCATACCTGCAAAAATCGCCGTAACACATACCAGCGGCAGTGAATTAACGCCGACCAGATTCATCTGCTCGACGATCAAATGGCGATCTTTGAAAACATACCGCAAATTGCGTGCAGCCTGAAAAACGAGAATGGCCGATTCGCCCAAACCCGTGAAAAAAGAAATTGTCTTTTTTCCAAGCTTGTCGAGCAGTGTATAACTGCCGATCGTGAGAATAATATTTCGAATATATCCAAACATAGTTTATTCCGGTCGCATCGTCGGAAAAAATAACACATCGCGTATGGAATCCTGACCCGTCATGATCATGACAAGGCGATCTATACCGATACCCTCACCCGCTGTCGGCGGCATGCCGTATTCTAAAGCCCGCAGAAAATCTTCATCCAAAACCTGTGCTTCTTCGTCGCCCCGCGCACGCAAACCCATCTGCGCTTCGAAGCGCTCACGCTGATCCAACGGGTCATTGAGCTCGCTGAAAGCATTGGCCACTTCGCTGCCGAGAATAAACAATTCAAACCGCTCAACCACGCCATTTTTGGAACGATGTTTTTTGGCCAGCGGAGAAATCTCAATCGGCTGTTCGGTGATAAACACCGGTTGGATCAAATGCTCCTGCACTTTCGCGCTAAAAATTTCGTCAATCAATTTTCCGCGATCCATGGATTTTTCGGTCGGAATATGCAGCGTTTTGCAAACCTCGCGCAACGCGGCTTCATCCATAGCCGACACATCGATCTGTGTATATTTTTTGATCGCATCAAACATAGAGAGCCGCTCGTACGGCGGTTTGAAAGATACCGTATGCCCCATGGATTCGATGCTATCTTTACCATGTACCCGATGGCAGACAAAACCAAGCATGTCTTCGGTAAAAGTCATGAGATCATTAAAATCCTGATACGCAGCATAAAACTCCAGCATCGTAAATTCGGGATTATGCGTGCGATCCATACCTTCATTACGAAAAATCTTGGAAATTTCGTACACGCGATCAATACCTCCGACGATGAGCCGCTTGAGGTACAGCTCCAACGCGATACGCATATACAGCTTGATGTCGAGCGCATTGTGGTGCGTCACAAAAGGCCTGGCGGATGCACCGCCATACAACGGCTGTAAAATCGGCGTTTCAACTTCCAGGTAACCGTGCTTATCCAAAAATTCGCGAATACCTGAAATCACGCGCGATCTTTTTTCAAAAGTATCCCGCACTTCGGGTCTCAGGATCAGATCGGCATAACGTTGACGATATCTCAACTCCACATCGTCCATCGCGGAAAAACGCTGTACCGTACC
The sequence above is a segment of the bacterium genome. Coding sequences within it:
- a CDS encoding ABC transporter permease, whose protein sequence is MFGYIRNIILTIGSYTLLDKLGKKTISFFTGLGESAILVFQAARNLRYVFKDRHLIVEQMNLVGVNSLPLVCVTAIFAGMTSAVQAGYQLQGVASPNLLLGSATSRAITTELGPVLTGLVLSGRFAASIAAEIGTMKVTEQIDALEMLAINPIRYLALPRILAGLLMMPVLIIFTDIVAICGSMFIGFTTMDVSPQAFLSSVQKFMTMTDLFSGLIKAVFFGASTAIVGCFVGFATEGGAEGVGMATIKAFVLSSAAILVNDYLVASVLLL
- the lysS gene encoding lysine--tRNA ligase, which encodes MEEELLRVRREKLDKLREVGINPYPYKYERDAMSQELTENFEALGVKDDTQLDNPDVRRIRVCGRIMSLRSKGKTAFAHIMDPQGKIQIYVRKDAIGEAAYEAFSKLYDIGDHIGVKGVLFKTHSGEITIKAEEVVLLSKSMRPLPAGKEKINDDGTVQRFSAMDDVELRYRQRYADLILRPEVRDTFEKRSRVISGIREFLDKHGYLEVETPILQPLYGGASARPFVTHHNALDIKLYMRIALELYLKRLIVGGIDRVYEISKIFRNEGMDRTHNPEFTMLEFYAAYQDFNDLMTFTEDMLGFVCHRVHGKDSIESMGHTVSFKPPYERLSMFDAIKKYTQIDVSAMDEAALREVCKTLHIPTEKSMDRGKLIDEIFSAKVQEHLIQPVFITEQPIEISPLAKKHRSKNGVVERFELFILGSEVANAFSELNDPLDQRERFEAQMGLRARGDEEAQVLDEDFLRALEYGMPPTAGEGIGIDRLVMIMTGQDSIRDVLFFPTMRPE